From Arachis stenosperma cultivar V10309 chromosome 2, arast.V10309.gnm1.PFL2, whole genome shotgun sequence, one genomic window encodes:
- the LOC130963024 gene encoding uncharacterized protein LOC130963024, with product MAYEKAGAERKLQLQELENLRLEAYENSRLYKEKVKAVHDKNIKRREFQPGDLVLLYNFRMRLLPGKLRSRWDGPYRVEKAEPYGVFHLSHPSSPELIKVNGHRLKLFHGKKMAKN from the coding sequence ATGGCCTATGAGAAAGCCGGAGCTGAACGGAAGTTGCAACTACAAGAATTAGAgaaccttcgcctagaagcttatgaaaacTCCAGGCTGTATAAAGAGAAGGTGAAAGCTGTGCATGATAAGAACATCAAGAGAAGggagttccaacctggggacttagtcctcctttacaacttCAGAATGCGGCTCCTGCCAGGAAAGCTGAGATCCAGATGGGACGGTCCCTATCGAGTAGAGAAGGCGGAACCATACGGAGTCTTTCACTTGAGCCATCCTTCAAGCCCTGAACTGATAAAGGTCAATGGACATCGCTTGAAGTTATTTCATGGCAAAAAGATGGCGAAAAACTAG